A genomic window from Mesorhizobium shangrilense includes:
- a CDS encoding ABC transporter permease, producing MMENQKQRKISGGRRQIFTALLLPMVLISFVAFVLPVARLIQMSFEESDVSGMLTGNYTSGNYPAFFTDGFNLDLITNSLVMSIVVTVTTLVFSFPVALYLFRISPAWRNILFVITISPLLVSSVVRTYGWMIILGQSGLINNALIYSGVIVEPLRMVNNFLGVIIGLVEIMMPYMILSLIAGFGRLSAVYEEAAASLGASAFTRFWRIILPLALPGIALGCLLCFVLSVSSFITPKLLGGGRVYVLATEIYDQAIIQLQWPKAATISVVVLIIFAIALFAYSWALRALDRRFS from the coding sequence ATGATGGAAAATCAAAAGCAGAGAAAGATCTCTGGCGGACGCAGGCAGATCTTCACCGCCTTGCTTCTACCAATGGTTCTGATCAGTTTTGTAGCCTTCGTTCTTCCTGTTGCCCGGTTGATCCAGATGTCGTTTGAAGAAAGCGACGTGAGTGGCATGCTGACCGGAAATTACACTTCTGGTAATTACCCGGCCTTCTTTACCGACGGTTTCAATCTCGATCTCATTACGAACTCGCTCGTCATGAGCATCGTTGTAACAGTCACAACACTCGTTTTTTCCTTTCCAGTCGCGCTATATTTGTTTCGGATCAGTCCGGCATGGCGCAACATCCTTTTCGTTATAACCATTTCTCCGCTGCTGGTCAGCAGCGTGGTCCGAACCTATGGATGGATGATCATCCTTGGCCAAAGCGGCTTGATCAACAATGCGCTCATTTATAGCGGCGTGATCGTCGAACCACTACGCATGGTGAACAATTTTCTGGGTGTGATCATAGGTCTCGTGGAGATTATGATGCCCTATATGATCCTGTCTCTCATCGCTGGTTTCGGACGTCTCAGCGCTGTCTATGAGGAAGCAGCAGCATCTTTGGGTGCGAGTGCATTCACCCGCTTCTGGCGCATCATATTGCCGCTGGCACTACCCGGCATAGCGCTTGGTTGCCTGCTTTGCTTCGTGCTGTCGGTAAGTTCGTTCATCACCCCGAAGCTGCTTGGCGGCGGCCGGGTCTACGTTCTGGCGACCGAAATATACGACCAGGCAATCATCCAGTTGCAATGGCCCAAGGCGGCCACGATCTCGGTGGTGGTCCTGATCATTTTCGCCATAGCACTTTTTGCATATTCGTGGGCGCTTCGCGCTCTTGACCGTCGGTTCAGCTAG
- a CDS encoding extracellular solute-binding protein, translated as MRLSKLVSASLISFSTSILYSFPAISEEIVVMGYRGVFEDNFKSAVVEPFQTEHPDIKVIYYGVQNTATMLGNMRAQKDAPQTDAAILDISAANILLKEGLIRELDTSKLSNYADLGEFGREIGGYGPPLTYDTLTLMYNTKAFPEKPNSWDALWHEKVKDRIIVPSEGGGDIQAILMMIIADKMEGGKGYRESLQAGVDKLVKLAPHVQTWEPKPDTYTLVANGSADLGIGWNARTQFYADKTGGLIDGVAPVEGTAAQINVISATANRPRNGAVETFINYAIDPTVQARFSKLMYYAPTNTKTVLDDATQKRIPLLNPELRSNLIPVNWIEIGDIRQTLLEPWRRNVLPAGR; from the coding sequence ATGCGTTTATCAAAACTCGTTTCGGCTTCGTTGATTTCATTTTCGACGTCTATATTGTATTCCTTTCCAGCCATTTCGGAAGAAATCGTTGTAATGGGCTATAGAGGCGTTTTTGAAGATAATTTCAAAAGTGCAGTCGTTGAGCCATTTCAGACAGAACATCCCGATATTAAGGTGATTTACTACGGCGTCCAGAATACGGCGACGATGCTGGGAAATATGCGTGCTCAAAAGGATGCGCCTCAGACGGATGCCGCCATTCTCGATATCTCCGCAGCGAATATTCTCCTGAAAGAGGGGCTTATCCGGGAGTTGGATACGTCGAAGCTTTCCAATTACGCAGATCTTGGCGAGTTCGGCAGGGAAATCGGCGGCTATGGGCCGCCCCTGACGTACGATACACTCACACTGATGTATAACACCAAGGCTTTTCCGGAGAAGCCCAATAGCTGGGACGCGCTTTGGCACGAGAAGGTAAAGGATAGGATCATTGTCCCGTCGGAAGGCGGCGGTGACATCCAGGCCATTCTGATGATGATCATTGCCGACAAGATGGAGGGCGGAAAGGGCTACAGGGAGTCACTTCAGGCCGGTGTCGACAAATTGGTCAAGCTGGCACCTCACGTGCAGACGTGGGAGCCGAAGCCGGATACCTATACGCTCGTCGCCAATGGCTCCGCCGATCTCGGTATAGGATGGAATGCGCGGACGCAGTTCTATGCGGATAAGACCGGCGGGCTGATCGACGGCGTTGCACCGGTTGAAGGCACTGCGGCCCAGATCAACGTGATCAGCGCCACGGCTAACCGTCCGAGAAACGGCGCGGTGGAAACCTTCATCAATTACGCCATCGATCCGACAGTTCAGGCGCGCTTTTCCAAGCTGATGTACTATGCGCCCACCAATACCAAGACTGTCCTGGACGACGCAACGCAGAAGCGTATCCCGCTGCTGAATCCGGAACTGCGCAGCAATCTCATTCCCGTGAACTGGATCGAGATCGGCGACATTCGCCAGACGTTGCTGGAGCCGTGGCGCCGGAACGTGCTTCCAGCTGGACGCTGA
- a CDS encoding ABC transporter ATP-binding protein, which translates to MNSVVSRASGQGYSGSPSEHRPVSSRSVTLCLDGVTKTYGGRAPVVDALSLELPPGKLLGLLGPSGCGKSTTLRMIAGLIGTSSGRILVNDEDIAQMPPHKRDIGLVFQSYALFPHMSVGENVAFGLSMRGVKREEANARVEEALAMVRLEGYAARKPREMSGGQQQRVALARALVIRPRILLLDEPLSNLDAKLREEMRLEIREIQKRLSITTLFVTHDQTEALTMCDLVGVMANGRIAQLGTAKEIYERPSSLFVAEFVGRTNVLPCEILGQDIIRMGSMTYKCRTGDLASGTGKAAIRPHRISISPDRDLSLVSNVTNTARAKVTRVTYVGETVQYQAEIDGATFLIEVPTTNDDRTYSAHDKVLCEWKPDDMVVFRG; encoded by the coding sequence ATGAACTCAGTTGTAAGCCGCGCGTCCGGCCAGGGCTATTCCGGTAGCCCGTCGGAGCACAGACCGGTCTCGAGCCGATCCGTCACCCTTTGCCTCGACGGAGTAACCAAAACCTATGGTGGGCGCGCCCCGGTCGTCGATGCGCTCTCCCTAGAACTACCGCCGGGAAAGCTTCTCGGACTGCTGGGACCCTCTGGTTGCGGGAAGTCCACCACGCTCAGGATGATAGCTGGACTCATCGGCACCAGCAGCGGGCGGATACTGGTGAATGATGAAGACATTGCGCAAATGCCACCCCACAAGCGCGACATAGGCCTGGTATTCCAGAGTTATGCGTTGTTTCCTCACATGAGCGTGGGCGAAAATGTTGCGTTCGGCCTCTCCATGCGAGGGGTGAAGCGCGAGGAAGCCAATGCACGCGTCGAAGAGGCGCTTGCCATGGTCAGACTAGAAGGCTACGCGGCCCGAAAGCCGCGCGAAATGTCCGGCGGTCAACAACAGCGAGTAGCTTTGGCCCGGGCGCTGGTCATCCGTCCGCGCATCCTTCTTCTCGATGAGCCGCTTTCCAATCTGGATGCAAAATTGCGCGAGGAAATGCGCCTCGAAATACGAGAAATCCAGAAGCGCCTGTCTATCACTACCCTGTTTGTGACGCACGACCAGACAGAGGCGCTGACGATGTGCGACCTCGTCGGGGTCATGGCCAACGGCAGGATTGCGCAGCTTGGAACCGCAAAGGAAATCTACGAGCGTCCCTCGTCGCTTTTCGTGGCCGAGTTCGTCGGTCGGACCAACGTGCTTCCTTGCGAGATCCTCGGCCAGGATATTATCCGCATGGGCTCCATGACGTACAAATGCAGGACCGGCGATCTTGCCTCGGGGACTGGCAAAGCTGCCATAAGGCCTCATCGTATAAGTATCAGCCCGGATCGCGACCTGTCGCTTGTGAGCAATGTGACGAATACGGCAAGGGCTAAGGTCACGCGGGTTACTTATGTGGGAGAAACTGTCCAGTATCAGGCCGAGATCGATGGCGCGACATTCCTGATCGAGGTGCCGACCACGAACGATGACCGCACCTACTCGGCCCACGACAAGGTGCTGTGCGAGTGGAAGCCCGACGACATGGTCGTTTTCAGGGGCTGA
- a CDS encoding HpcH/HpaI aldolase family protein, which translates to MHNIALWMSQPNLSYLEIAHNLGMSSLVLELEHGTFDLATLDQFLAFSRALGLKTITKVLGPTSEAIQQALDFGSGGVIVPHILDLEHARSVTRAAKYPLLGTRSYAGGRVFKYARPASEAFARENENTKCYALVETAECLNDIEKIVELETVDGIFLGPSDLALARGRGAYAFNDEDRRDLVRCAKAAIGAGKTWIMPAWTAAERRFALDEGASLLVVATQHMTVRQGIAETFRSLKAEAIIA; encoded by the coding sequence GTGCACAATATTGCTCTGTGGATGTCGCAGCCAAATCTGAGCTATCTCGAAATTGCCCATAATCTCGGGATGAGCTCCCTCGTGCTCGAGTTGGAGCACGGGACTTTCGATCTGGCGACTCTCGATCAGTTTCTGGCCTTTTCAAGAGCCCTTGGCTTGAAGACCATCACCAAGGTTTTGGGCCCGACGAGCGAAGCGATACAGCAGGCGCTTGATTTCGGCTCCGGCGGCGTAATCGTTCCCCACATCCTCGACCTAGAGCACGCCAGGAGCGTGACGAGAGCGGCGAAATATCCTTTGCTGGGAACACGATCCTATGCGGGTGGTCGCGTATTCAAGTATGCACGCCCAGCAAGCGAAGCGTTCGCGAGGGAAAACGAGAACACAAAGTGCTACGCGCTGGTCGAAACGGCCGAATGTCTTAACGACATTGAAAAGATCGTCGAATTGGAGACGGTCGACGGAATCTTCCTCGGACCGTCTGATCTGGCGCTCGCTCGGGGTCGGGGCGCTTACGCATTCAATGATGAGGATCGCCGCGACCTGGTTCGGTGCGCGAAGGCTGCGATCGGTGCCGGAAAAACCTGGATCATGCCGGCATGGACTGCCGCCGAGCGCCGGTTCGCGCTTGATGAAGGCGCTTCGCTGCTCGTTGTAGCTACCCAGCACATGACAGTGCGTCAGGGCATTGCCGAGACATTCCGGTCGCTCAAGGCCGAAGCGATCATCGCCTAG
- a CDS encoding ABC transporter permease codes for MVGTSKWPLRILVVLLYIFLLGPILIVVPLSFSNDTYLTFPPESWGIRWYGAMFYHQRMTDAFLVSLAIASIVTALSLVAGIPAAYCLARERFTGRDALLNLFTAPLLLPTIVLGLSILLVFVRLNLLGTYHGIVIAHLIVTTPYVIRIMITSFTTLPAYVEEAAKTLGASPLVVFRKITLPLVLPGFVASAALSFLLSFDEVIISLFLTGPRLTTLPVEIYNYVESQTDPMAASVSVVLVSATMAIVIVIERTVGLAKAIGR; via the coding sequence ATGGTAGGCACCAGCAAATGGCCGCTACGGATACTGGTCGTACTCCTGTACATCTTCCTGCTCGGACCGATCCTGATCGTCGTGCCGCTATCGTTCAGCAACGACACATATCTGACCTTCCCGCCTGAAAGCTGGGGTATCCGGTGGTATGGCGCGATGTTTTATCACCAGCGGATGACAGATGCATTTCTTGTCAGCCTGGCCATTGCGTCCATCGTGACAGCGTTGTCGCTGGTCGCGGGAATTCCGGCCGCCTATTGTCTGGCCCGGGAACGGTTCACCGGCCGTGATGCCTTGTTGAACCTTTTTACGGCCCCGCTGCTCCTGCCGACGATCGTCCTCGGGCTTTCGATCCTTCTGGTTTTCGTCAGGCTCAATCTGCTTGGTACGTATCATGGGATCGTGATCGCGCATCTCATCGTAACCACGCCCTATGTCATCCGGATAATGATTACTTCCTTCACGACGCTGCCAGCCTATGTGGAGGAGGCGGCCAAAACCCTTGGTGCTTCTCCGCTGGTCGTCTTTCGCAAGATCACATTACCGCTCGTCCTGCCTGGTTTCGTGGCAAGCGCCGCACTGTCGTTCCTGCTTTCCTTCGACGAAGTAATTATCTCGCTCTTTCTTACTGGCCCGCGATTAACAACACTTCCGGTAGAAATATATAATTATGTTGAAAGTCAGACTGACCCCATGGCCGCATCTGTTTCAGTTGTTCTTGTCTCCGCCACAATGGCAATCGTCATCGTAATTGAAAGGACTGTTGGCTTGGCCAAGGCCATCGGACGTTAG
- a CDS encoding ParB/RepB/Spo0J family partition protein, which produces MSKPSKIKTLAVTREIPFNQLVLSQANVRTVKTGVSIETLAEDIANRGLLQSLYVRPVIAADGAETGLYEVPAGGRRFRALEMLVKAKRVPKNVPVPCIIKETGIAEEDSLAENTQREALHPVDQFRAFQTLVDKGMTEEDIAARFFVTAAIVKQRLRLAAVAPALLALYVADEMTLDQLMAFTVTTDQARQLQVWDAVHQSYNKQPYYIRRLLTDTAVRGDDRRVTFVGVDAYEAAGGIVTRDLFEDDEGGWLQDPALLDRLVNDKLKAEAETLTAEGWKWIAVAIDFPYGHTNGMRRLRGETVDMTAEEEQSRTALQEEFDRLEAEYAEADELPDEVDQRLGEIETMIEALDNRPVVFDPDDIARAGIFVSLDRDGDLRIERGFVKPEDERPATNDPDAAGGQSGEAAPGMPRASGVTAIVLDSGLNPPPPADDEDDELKPLSNALLTELSAHRTLFLRNAVAGNPATAYRAVLHALCVDVFYRASSAGTCLQIRALTSMQLSHVPLLKDSTAAQEIDKRHQDWEDSLPENPAQLWAHLGDLDADVQARLFAHCAAMTVNVVRDQWNGNAAKTANGDTLAREAPLDMAAAGWKPTVDNYLGRVSKPHILNAVREACGEQSVQLIDHLKKADMAREAERLLADTGWLPEALHAPEATLLDAPADDDEAADDPAAEADQDDDNVVALPAFLNGEGDGDDDSGDADGHGAAVAAE; this is translated from the coding sequence ATGTCGAAGCCCTCGAAGATCAAGACCCTCGCCGTCACCCGCGAGATCCCGTTCAACCAGCTGGTGCTCAGCCAGGCCAACGTCCGCACGGTCAAGACCGGCGTGTCGATCGAGACGCTGGCCGAGGACATCGCCAACCGCGGCCTGCTGCAGAGCCTCTACGTCCGCCCGGTCATCGCCGCCGACGGCGCCGAAACCGGCCTCTACGAGGTGCCCGCCGGCGGTCGCCGCTTCCGCGCGCTTGAGATGCTGGTCAAGGCCAAGCGCGTCCCGAAAAACGTGCCGGTGCCGTGCATCATCAAGGAGACCGGCATCGCCGAGGAGGACTCGCTCGCCGAGAACACGCAGCGCGAGGCGCTGCATCCCGTCGACCAGTTCCGCGCCTTCCAGACGCTGGTCGACAAGGGCATGACCGAAGAAGACATCGCCGCGCGCTTCTTCGTCACCGCCGCCATCGTCAAGCAGCGGCTGCGCCTCGCCGCCGTCGCCCCGGCGCTGCTCGCGCTCTACGTCGCCGACGAGATGACGCTCGACCAGCTGATGGCGTTCACCGTCACCACCGACCAGGCCCGCCAGCTGCAGGTCTGGGACGCCGTGCATCAGAGCTATAACAAGCAGCCCTATTACATCCGCCGGCTGTTGACCGACACCGCTGTCCGCGGCGACGACCGCCGCGTCACCTTCGTCGGCGTCGACGCCTATGAGGCGGCCGGCGGCATCGTCACCCGCGATCTGTTCGAGGACGACGAGGGCGGCTGGCTGCAGGATCCGGCGCTGCTCGACCGCCTGGTCAACGACAAGCTGAAGGCGGAGGCGGAAACGCTCACGGCCGAAGGCTGGAAGTGGATCGCCGTCGCCATCGACTTTCCCTACGGCCATACCAACGGCATGCGTCGCCTGCGCGGCGAGACGGTCGACATGACCGCCGAGGAAGAACAGTCGCGCACCGCGCTGCAGGAGGAGTTCGACCGGCTCGAGGCCGAATACGCCGAGGCCGACGAACTGCCCGACGAGGTCGACCAGCGGCTCGGCGAGATCGAGACCATGATCGAGGCGCTCGACAACCGCCCCGTCGTCTTCGATCCCGACGACATCGCCCGCGCCGGCATCTTCGTCAGCCTCGACCGTGACGGTGACCTGCGCATCGAACGCGGCTTCGTCAAGCCGGAAGACGAACGCCCGGCAACCAACGATCCCGACGCGGCCGGCGGCCAATCCGGCGAGGCCGCGCCGGGCATGCCGCGCGCGTCGGGCGTCACCGCGATCGTGCTCGACAGCGGCCTCAATCCGCCGCCGCCGGCCGACGACGAAGACGACGAGCTGAAGCCGCTCTCCAACGCGCTGCTGACCGAGCTGTCGGCGCACCGCACGCTGTTCCTGCGCAACGCCGTCGCCGGCAACCCCGCCACCGCCTACCGCGCCGTGCTGCACGCGCTCTGCGTCGACGTCTTCTATCGCGCGTCCTCCGCCGGCACCTGCCTGCAGATCCGCGCGCTGACCTCCATGCAGCTCTCGCATGTGCCGCTGCTCAAGGACAGCACCGCCGCCCAGGAGATCGACAAACGGCATCAGGACTGGGAGGACTCGCTGCCCGAGAATCCCGCCCAGCTGTGGGCGCATCTCGGCGACCTCGACGCCGACGTGCAGGCCCGGCTCTTCGCCCACTGCGCGGCGATGACCGTCAACGTCGTCCGCGACCAGTGGAACGGCAACGCCGCCAAAACCGCCAATGGCGACACGCTGGCCCGCGAAGCGCCGCTCGACATGGCGGCGGCCGGCTGGAAGCCTACCGTCGACAACTATCTCGGCCGGGTCTCCAAGCCGCACATCCTCAACGCCGTGCGCGAAGCCTGCGGCGAGCAGTCGGTACAGCTGATCGACCACCTGAAGAAGGCCGACATGGCCCGCGAGGCTGAACGCCTGCTGGCCGACACCGGCTGGCTGCCCGAAGCCCTGCACGCGCCGGAAGCCACGCTGCTCGACGCGCCGGCCGATGACGACGAGGCGGCCGACGATCCGGCGGCCGAGGCTGACCAGGACGACGACAACGTCGTCGCGCTGCCCGCCTTCCTCAACGGCGAAGGCGACGGTGACGACGACAGCGGCGACGCAGACGGCCACGGCGCCGCAGTCGCCGCCGAATAG